The following proteins are encoded in a genomic region of Rickettsiales bacterium:
- a CDS encoding PqqD family protein has protein sequence MPLIDSKKVLWKEVDGLVVVLLISAGYFIELNKVGSTIWKLLAEGKSVEEIVAAMMKIYDVAAEKLTADVKAFIERMAEQGLVQA, from the coding sequence ATGCCGCTGATAGACTCAAAGAAGGTTTTATGGAAAGAGGTCGACGGCCTCGTGGTCGTGCTGTTGATTTCCGCAGGCTATTTCATTGAGCTCAACAAAGTCGGCAGCACCATCTGGAAACTACTGGCCGAAGGCAAATCTGTGGAAGAAATCGTAGCGGCCATGATGAAAATATATGATGTCGCTGCGGAGAAACTGACAGCGGATGTGAAAGCGTTCATTGAGCGCATGGCTGAGCAGGGACTCGTGCAGGCCTAG
- a CDS encoding glycosyltransferase family 2 protein has translation MQQNYPVHGVFCAARERIRVSSESRVAVAVITRRRPDSLAVTLRSLQELQVPPSIKVRCIVVDNDAARSALPVMQNMQQQTAMALEYAVEETPGIPHARNKALELAADEDYIAFIDDDDIAEPRWLAALYEAARAYNADVVKGHIVYTFPAHKEHLAALDIFTDIAVPTGIALDSAWSNNVLFSTKIYNETGLRFDSSFRDTGGSDHHFFRRAKQSGAKIIMCREAVVKTSVPVERTTWRWLIRRNMRVGATLTISDKKALGKSAAIRHAWRAALDSFRYALRLLPGVFSGRNHIVHPSMAVCFAIGRIAGIFHLSPREYYTR, from the coding sequence ATGCAGCAAAATTATCCGGTGCATGGCGTTTTCTGTGCAGCCCGGGAAAGGATAAGGGTGAGCAGTGAGAGCAGAGTCGCGGTAGCGGTGATTACCCGGCGCAGACCGGATTCGCTGGCAGTAACGCTGCGCTCCTTGCAGGAGCTGCAAGTACCGCCATCGATAAAAGTACGTTGTATAGTCGTAGATAATGATGCAGCCCGAAGCGCCTTGCCCGTAATGCAAAATATGCAGCAGCAAACCGCAATGGCGCTGGAATATGCAGTGGAAGAAACTCCTGGCATTCCGCACGCGCGCAATAAGGCGCTGGAGCTGGCGGCAGACGAGGATTATATTGCCTTCATCGACGATGACGATATAGCCGAGCCGCGCTGGCTGGCGGCGCTTTATGAGGCTGCGCGAGCCTATAATGCGGATGTCGTCAAAGGACATATTGTCTATACATTCCCCGCCCATAAGGAGCATCTGGCCGCGCTCGATATTTTTACTGATATCGCCGTGCCGACAGGCATAGCGCTGGACTCGGCATGGAGCAACAACGTTTTGTTCAGCACGAAGATATACAATGAAACCGGCTTGCGCTTTGATTCTTCTTTCCGGGACACGGGAGGAAGCGATCATCATTTCTTCCGTCGGGCAAAGCAAAGCGGCGCTAAAATTATCATGTGCCGTGAGGCGGTTGTAAAAACTTCCGTGCCTGTGGAGCGCACCACGTGGCGCTGGCTTATACGCCGTAATATGCGGGTGGGAGCGACACTGACTATCTCGGATAAGAAAGCACTGGGGAAGAGCGCGGCAATACGTCATGCATGGCGGGCTGCATTGGACTCATTCCGTTATGCGCTGAGATTATTACCGGGGGTGTTCTCCGGTCGCAACCATATCGTGCATCCTTCCATGGCGGTTTGTTTTGCAATTGGACGCATAGCTGGTATATTTCACCTATCACCGCGCGAATATTACACGCGCTAA
- a CDS encoding glycosyltransferase: protein MSITAIIVSYNSAEVIGAALSSVCAHSEVERCIVVDNASTDGTLELIRSCFPDVRIIANLDNQGFGRACNLALQQVKTEYALLLNPDAVMGKDSIEALLSQAKSHPEAAIIAPVLPWQGGDPSTSSLRQPVIANAALPVTGRREGDILPASVISGAVALWRMEQMQRIGFFDPAFFLFYEDDDISIRVRRAGYELLLVAGLEVEHIPGRSCKVTPAIEKRKLCSSTWSYLYMHRKYRGMVIALCKTFILLARSICLAARYAVKMNKGAAGQKPGNEEEEYNQQCAASLAVLEQEMAVVLHTQDMQAQEAIRQLEAEYRQAEEGFQIRKTGWETDHKVTLAAAATEHEQALADAMQMHEQQWEDKTRSQSEPASQAVWEHEGQLRIIQQAYDEKWMALTSGFDTQWRYSQQQYDAQWAEMVRQQEERRKLLQQKLETQRATLIQQHEKKRWTLLAEQEKQRTILQKQWDAERLAWQHRQEAQQAYRINAAKLSGAWRFLCSPGKDKGEQ from the coding sequence ATGAGCATAACGGCAATCATAGTCAGCTATAACAGTGCGGAAGTTATTGGCGCCGCGCTCAGTAGCGTTTGCGCTCATTCTGAAGTAGAGCGCTGCATCGTGGTGGATAATGCGAGCACGGACGGAACGCTTGAACTCATACGCTCTTGCTTCCCCGATGTGCGGATAATCGCAAACCTCGATAATCAGGGCTTTGGCCGTGCTTGTAATCTCGCCCTGCAGCAGGTGAAGACCGAATACGCGCTTCTGCTGAATCCCGATGCCGTCATGGGAAAGGACAGCATAGAAGCATTGCTTTCGCAGGCGAAATCCCACCCGGAAGCCGCAATTATTGCGCCGGTACTGCCATGGCAGGGAGGGGATCCAAGCACATCGTCCCTGCGTCAGCCTGTCATTGCCAATGCAGCTCTCCCGGTTACGGGCAGGCGGGAAGGGGATATCCTGCCAGCATCCGTTATCTCCGGAGCGGTGGCCTTATGGCGCATGGAGCAGATGCAGCGGATAGGTTTCTTCGATCCGGCTTTTTTTCTGTTCTATGAAGATGATGATATTTCCATTCGTGTACGCCGTGCAGGGTATGAGCTTTTGCTGGTTGCAGGGCTGGAGGTAGAGCATATTCCCGGACGCTCATGCAAGGTTACGCCTGCTATTGAAAAACGAAAACTGTGCAGTTCCACCTGGTCTTATTTATACATGCACCGCAAATACCGGGGTATGGTGATTGCTTTATGCAAGACGTTCATATTACTGGCGCGTTCAATATGCCTGGCGGCAAGGTATGCGGTAAAGATGAATAAGGGCGCCGCCGGGCAGAAACCAGGGAATGAAGAAGAGGAATATAACCAGCAATGCGCAGCTTCATTGGCAGTGCTGGAGCAGGAAATGGCTGTGGTGTTGCATACGCAGGATATGCAAGCGCAAGAGGCGATCCGGCAGTTGGAAGCAGAGTATAGGCAGGCGGAAGAAGGATTCCAGATACGCAAAACGGGGTGGGAAACAGATCATAAGGTAACACTTGCGGCGGCGGCCACGGAACACGAACAGGCGCTCGCTGATGCCATGCAAATGCATGAGCAGCAATGGGAGGATAAAACACGGTCGCAGTCTGAGCCGGCTTCGCAAGCCGTATGGGAACATGAAGGGCAGCTGCGTATTATTCAGCAGGCATATGATGAAAAATGGATGGCGCTGACCAGCGGGTTCGATACGCAGTGGCGTTATTCCCAGCAGCAATACGATGCGCAGTGGGCTGAAATGGTGCGGCAGCAGGAAGAGCGCAGAAAACTGCTCCAGCAGAAACTGGAAACGCAGCGCGCGACATTGATTCAGCAACACGAGAAGAAGCGCTGGACACTCCTGGCGGAGCAGGAAAAGCAGCGCACCATTCTGCAGAAGCAGTGGGATGCAGAGCGTCTGGCATGGCAGCACAGGCAGGAAGCGCAGCAGGCCTATAGGATCAATGCAGCAAAATTATCCGGTGCATGGCGTTTTCTGTGCAGCCCGGGAAAGGATAAGGGTGAGCAGTGA
- a CDS encoding glycosyltransferase family 2 protein produces the protein MIKRIHPDTAMLSLFALKNLLRPANERVAVIIPVYNVTTYLEAAIRSAITQDYPYKEIIVVDDGSEEPAATEIRRICQPFGTVVTLLHQPHSGAGEARDHGVHHTSAELILFLDADDVLLPGAMRYLVRGIWRHPHAVAVYGGLQQTDETGALLKDPQTRTFTFSGRDVLYHLLERRNPFSNGAICIRKQALEKLSGCNHRLRFGEDWVLWCHLALSGEIVSVGKRIVLHYRRHDGNVNAAFLENPSPLFIAFERVFTNPVFIAAVGKEKLQQLNQKLLSRIHIELAMAYLKEGDAQRAQYYLERVSVPVSTLFSSKN, from the coding sequence ATGATCAAGCGCATACATCCGGATACGGCCATGCTCTCGTTGTTTGCCCTTAAAAACCTACTGCGTCCCGCCAATGAGCGTGTTGCAGTTATTATTCCTGTTTATAACGTCACAACTTACCTGGAAGCGGCGATACGTTCCGCCATTACGCAGGATTATCCCTACAAGGAAATCATCGTTGTGGATGACGGTTCCGAAGAACCTGCCGCAACAGAAATACGCCGCATATGCCAACCTTTCGGCACTGTCGTCACCTTGCTGCATCAGCCGCATAGCGGAGCCGGAGAAGCCCGCGACCACGGCGTACATCATACCAGCGCAGAACTTATTCTCTTTCTTGATGCTGATGATGTATTGCTTCCCGGCGCTATGCGCTATCTGGTCCGGGGTATCTGGCGGCATCCTCACGCCGTGGCCGTTTATGGGGGGCTTCAGCAGACCGATGAAACCGGGGCGCTGCTAAAAGATCCGCAGACACGTACTTTCACCTTTTCAGGGCGTGACGTGCTCTATCATCTGCTTGAACGCCGGAATCCCTTCAGTAACGGCGCGATATGCATACGTAAACAGGCGCTGGAAAAACTGTCAGGCTGTAATCATCGCTTACGCTTCGGAGAGGATTGGGTGTTGTGGTGCCATCTTGCCTTATCGGGAGAGATCGTATCGGTGGGCAAGCGCATCGTGCTGCATTACCGCAGGCATGACGGGAACGTCAACGCTGCTTTCCTGGAAAACCCTTCTCCGCTCTTTATCGCTTTCGAGCGTGTTTTCACTAATCCGGTTTTTATTGCGGCGGTGGGAAAAGAGAAGTTGCAGCAGCTCAATCAAAAACTGCTCAGCCGTATTCATATTGAGCTGGCAATGGCTTACCTCAAGGAAGGGGACGCACAAAGAGCGCAATATTATCTGGAGAGAGTCAGCGTACCTGTTTCCACTTTATTCAGCAGCAAAAACTAG
- a CDS encoding glycosyltransferase family A protein → MKTGLVSIIIPTRNRVAFLQQALDSVYAQSYRDFEVIVVDDGSQDNTRELVMLYDSRLRYFTQAHSGAAAARNFGIREARGEFIAFLDDDDLFAPQKLQRCIAYLQAHPDVAWLCSGFAFIGESRNSLPRSPIIPAKPAMTLHDIAMFPLIHTSSVVTRAQNLAATKGFPEDFTVSEDYALWAELLQHGKGAALPEILTCFRRHKGNTTLSSQALMKANTAIIDTILKTQAPGLMSRDYYIQNLRRIVAEGLLHRREYLQYALFRLREEC, encoded by the coding sequence ATGAAAACGGGACTCGTCAGTATCATTATCCCTACCCGCAACCGCGTCGCTTTTCTCCAGCAAGCGCTGGATTCCGTTTATGCGCAGAGCTACCGGGATTTTGAGGTGATCGTGGTGGATGACGGTTCTCAGGATAATACGCGGGAGCTTGTTATGCTTTATGACAGCAGGCTACGCTATTTCACGCAAGCCCATTCAGGCGCTGCAGCTGCACGCAACTTCGGCATTCGCGAAGCACGGGGCGAATTTATTGCATTTCTGGATGATGACGATCTGTTTGCACCGCAGAAGCTGCAACGCTGCATTGCTTATCTTCAGGCACACCCAGATGTTGCATGGCTGTGCTCAGGCTTTGCCTTTATCGGTGAAAGTCGAAATTCACTGCCACGCTCGCCTATCATTCCGGCAAAGCCTGCGATGACACTGCACGATATCGCCATGTTTCCTCTCATTCACACTTCCTCCGTGGTGACACGAGCACAAAATCTTGCAGCTACAAAGGGATTCCCTGAGGATTTTACCGTGTCGGAAGATTATGCTTTATGGGCTGAACTGCTGCAGCATGGCAAGGGTGCGGCACTGCCGGAGATACTCACCTGTTTTCGCCGCCACAAAGGCAATACTACGCTTTCTTCCCAGGCATTAATGAAAGCCAATACCGCCATTATAGACACTATACTGAAGACACAGGCACCGGGATTGATGTCCCGGGATTATTACATCCAAAACCTACGCCGTATTGTTGCTGAAGGCCTATTACACAGGCGTGAATATCTGCAATATGCTTTGTTCCGCCTGCGCGAGGAATGCTAG
- a CDS encoding cupin-like domain-containing protein, whose translation MDNSLREWIASSLLAGYQTDQLRQTLLHCGFSAEAIEQEFAWAAPYIKTAQTLKRQLGAREGLMKTLDRQMRALPHYLTVEKTALPPYAQFMEQYYYPNRPGLFHNVLEHSEARHWTPRGLLSKIGADTVVQIQYEYGTLGDERYQQNAEQFGKMIRFGEFIDMVETTESSNRFYLSAGNYTHNNTALAALKDDIKDIGDGYFAPECNDQRMYFLIGPRGTQTALHFDCVNNMLIQIYGRKRVRLVPALQVPYLYHSSSTHSDVDLRDPQPGIHPEFLEATIIDLELGPGDCLFIPVGWWHHVVSLSPSISLVCTHIKTSEACPNRFIDNSVLFRHLAQYQK comes from the coding sequence ATGGATAACAGCCTGAGAGAGTGGATCGCTTCCAGCCTGCTGGCGGGCTACCAGACGGATCAGTTACGGCAGACGCTTCTGCATTGCGGTTTTTCCGCCGAAGCCATTGAACAGGAGTTTGCCTGGGCAGCGCCTTACATTAAAACAGCCCAAACACTAAAACGGCAGCTGGGTGCCCGTGAAGGGCTGATGAAAACTCTCGACCGACAGATGCGCGCCCTGCCGCACTATCTTACCGTCGAGAAGACCGCTCTTCCCCCTTACGCCCAGTTCATGGAGCAATATTACTATCCCAACCGGCCCGGCCTTTTTCATAATGTGCTTGAGCATAGTGAAGCCCGTCACTGGACGCCGCGCGGACTGCTTAGCAAAATCGGGGCCGATACGGTGGTGCAGATACAGTATGAATACGGCACGTTAGGGGATGAGCGTTATCAGCAGAATGCAGAGCAATTCGGCAAGATGATACGGTTCGGCGAGTTTATCGACATGGTGGAGACGACCGAATCCAGTAACCGCTTTTATCTCAGTGCGGGTAATTATACGCATAACAACACCGCACTGGCAGCCCTGAAAGACGATATTAAAGATATTGGCGATGGGTATTTTGCCCCGGAGTGCAATGATCAGCGGATGTATTTCCTTATCGGACCAAGAGGCACGCAGACGGCATTGCACTTCGATTGCGTTAATAACATGCTGATCCAGATTTATGGCAGAAAACGGGTACGCCTTGTGCCTGCATTGCAAGTCCCTTATCTTTACCACTCCTCCAGCACGCATAGCGATGTTGATCTGCGCGATCCCCAGCCGGGCATTCATCCTGAGTTTCTGGAGGCAACCATTATCGATCTCGAACTGGGGCCGGGAGACTGTCTTTTCATTCCCGTGGGATGGTGGCATCATGTTGTCAGCCTGAGCCCCAGCATTTCCCTGGTATGCACACATATCAAGACATCTGAAGCCTGTCCTAACCGCTTCATTGATAATTCCGTGCTATTCAGGCATCTGGCCCAATATCAGAAATGA
- a CDS encoding glycosyltransferase, with amino-acid sequence MRIAYVLGRFPVMSETFIGNEIRAMEAAGHNIVLSALHKPEGSFQSEDNALMHRTLYFAPLEPREGWKLIRRYALRILRLLPFMLRQTTEPYFPFLVHAAHLADHIRKENCTHVHAHFGWGAATYAIAAARLAGLPVTFTCHGSDVYARPVDLRVKCKAASAVIGVAPSIVQDLQKLAGGTPCELIYCGVDTARFKPIADPAQNNGRWLFCGRLIDCKGSDDILAAWKLMHEEARPQLDIIGDGPLRESLERYVAENNLEEHVHFLGTQPAAWIARNGPCYFASITAFRQGSDGSRDTAPMVLKEAIAMGLPVVTTRFADMAEVVDENCAVLCPPAVPQALAEAVIQVQKMPDDARQKMGRAGRVRAETRFSAQQQAAALTQLFERCARSR; translated from the coding sequence ATGCGCATAGCTTATGTGCTTGGCAGGTTTCCGGTTATGTCCGAAACATTCATCGGCAATGAAATCCGCGCGATGGAAGCGGCCGGGCATAATATCGTGCTGTCCGCATTGCATAAGCCTGAAGGAAGTTTTCAGTCGGAAGATAACGCACTCATGCACAGGACGCTCTATTTCGCTCCCCTAGAGCCTCGTGAAGGGTGGAAACTGATCCGGCGTTACGCGTTGCGCATTCTCCGCCTGCTTCCGTTCATGCTGCGCCAGACGACGGAACCGTACTTCCCATTCCTGGTACACGCGGCTCATCTGGCGGATCATATTCGCAAAGAAAACTGTACGCATGTGCATGCGCATTTTGGCTGGGGAGCGGCGACATATGCTATTGCGGCGGCCCGGCTCGCCGGTCTGCCTGTCACGTTTACCTGTCACGGCTCTGACGTCTATGCGCGTCCTGTCGATTTGCGGGTTAAATGCAAAGCGGCAAGTGCCGTGATTGGCGTGGCGCCTTCCATTGTGCAGGATCTGCAGAAGTTGGCTGGCGGAACGCCATGCGAACTAATCTATTGCGGTGTGGATACGGCGCGCTTCAAGCCGATTGCAGATCCGGCGCAGAATAACGGGCGCTGGCTGTTTTGCGGTAGGTTAATCGATTGCAAGGGAAGCGACGACATACTGGCAGCGTGGAAATTAATGCATGAAGAAGCACGCCCGCAGCTTGATATCATAGGCGACGGACCTTTGCGGGAGTCACTGGAACGCTACGTGGCAGAAAATAATCTGGAAGAGCATGTGCATTTTCTGGGAACGCAACCTGCCGCATGGATTGCGCGCAACGGTCCCTGCTATTTTGCATCCATCACCGCTTTCAGGCAGGGCAGTGACGGCAGCCGGGATACTGCGCCGATGGTGCTGAAAGAGGCCATAGCGATGGGATTGCCGGTCGTGACGACAAGGTTTGCCGATATGGCGGAGGTGGTGGACGAGAATTGTGCCGTGTTGTGTCCTCCTGCAGTGCCGCAGGCTCTGGCGGAAGCTGTTATACAGGTGCAAAAAATGCCGGATGATGCGCGGCAGAAAATGGGAAGGGCAGGACGCGTGCGGGCAGAGACACGCTTTAGCGCGCAACAGCAGGCAGCAGCGCTTACACAGTTATTCGAGCGCTGCGCAAGATCGCGATAG